A portion of the Sphingorhabdus pulchriflava genome contains these proteins:
- a CDS encoding NAD(P)H-quinone oxidoreductase has protein sequence MAVALPDMMTAIEISTPGGPEVLLPCQRPVPVPREGEVLVKVAAAGVNRPDVVQRMGLYPAPPGASDLPGLEISGTVVAIGSGVESEHLGQKVCALVAGGGYAEYSIARADVCWPVPPSLPMEEAAAIPETLMTVWHNVFERGYARDGETILVHGGTSGIGTMAIKLGKLFGLEVIVTCGSAEKCAAALAIGADHAIDYKASDFVEEVGKITGGKGVHLVLDMVAGSYVPRNLKCLREDGRHVTIAVQGGLVAEINMAQVMSRRLTLTGSTLRPRSNEFKGLLAQEIYENVWPDVVEGRLRPEMARSFPLVEAAAAHRLMESGNFVGKIILLA, from the coding sequence ATGGCCGTGGCTCTGCCCGATATGATGACTGCAATCGAAATCTCGACACCGGGCGGGCCCGAAGTGCTGCTGCCTTGCCAAAGGCCGGTTCCTGTTCCCCGCGAGGGTGAAGTGCTGGTCAAGGTTGCCGCTGCTGGCGTGAACCGCCCCGATGTGGTGCAACGCATGGGGCTCTATCCGGCACCACCGGGGGCGAGTGACCTGCCAGGTCTTGAGATTTCGGGCACTGTGGTGGCAATCGGATCAGGTGTTGAGAGCGAGCATCTAGGGCAGAAAGTGTGCGCGCTGGTCGCGGGTGGCGGTTATGCGGAATATAGCATCGCCCGCGCTGATGTTTGCTGGCCTGTGCCGCCAAGCCTGCCGATGGAAGAAGCGGCGGCTATCCCCGAAACGCTGATGACGGTTTGGCACAATGTTTTCGAACGCGGCTATGCGAGAGATGGTGAGACGATATTGGTGCATGGTGGCACCAGCGGGATTGGCACGATGGCGATCAAGCTGGGGAAGCTTTTCGGGCTGGAAGTCATCGTCACCTGCGGTTCGGCTGAAAAGTGCGCAGCGGCGCTGGCCATCGGCGCGGATCATGCGATCGACTATAAGGCGAGCGATTTCGTCGAGGAAGTCGGCAAGATTACCGGCGGCAAGGGCGTGCATCTGGTGCTCGATATGGTCGCCGGAAGCTATGTTCCGCGCAACCTCAAATGTTTGCGCGAAGATGGGCGGCATGTGACCATCGCGGTGCAAGGCGGGCTGGTGGCCGAAATCAACATGGCGCAGGTGATGAGCCGCCGGTTGACGCTGACCGGATCAACGCTGCGTCCGCGGTCCAATGAATTCAAGGGGCTGCTGGCGCAGGAGATTTACGAAAATGTTTGGCCCGATGTCGTCGAAGGGCGGTTGCGCCCCGAAATGGCGCGGTCCTTTCCGCTGGTGGAAGCCGCCGCAGCCCACCGCCTGATGGAAAGCGGCAATTTTGTCGGCAAGATTATCTTGCTCGCGTAA